A portion of the Stigmatella aurantiaca DW4/3-1 genome contains these proteins:
- a CDS encoding serine/threonine-protein kinase: MEGAPLYASRQVLQLLAQVARALEVTHALPGVHRDVKGGNVLVRASDTRAFLTDFGSGNFKGAPPLTWQAMPPCTPAYLSPQACRFAALRPFHHIPYTATPADDVFALGVTAYRLVTDEYPPPAEPGLDTKGLWKDGGPGPLPPEVLNPRVEPRLNTLILRMLSIQPEARGSAAELAQAMEQAAAQSSPQGDQPLFAWEDQAPARKSPLDSVEADMLGHRPRYRNRARVLETQARDAAERTVATRLKAEALARSRAATQPDVHPSPSLRWPRGLLLAAGILLLVFVPESVAPVLSEQTQEPAPRTEAQDAGTDAGTVGLADVTAQPSSNTEGAIAAHTAISIDLPKGPLKGQVRPPCEQGQMNLRGGCWIKIEAQPPDCPRYSYEWKGGCYMPFVATPRPDTSDKP; this comes from the coding sequence GTGGAGGGCGCTCCCCTCTACGCCTCGCGGCAAGTCCTCCAACTGCTGGCACAAGTGGCCCGAGCCCTGGAGGTGACGCATGCACTCCCAGGCGTCCACCGCGATGTGAAGGGGGGCAACGTGCTGGTGCGCGCCAGCGACACCCGGGCGTTCCTGACGGATTTCGGTTCGGGGAACTTCAAGGGTGCTCCCCCCCTCACCTGGCAAGCGATGCCTCCCTGCACCCCCGCTTACCTCAGTCCTCAGGCGTGCCGGTTCGCCGCGCTCCGTCCCTTCCACCACATCCCGTACACCGCGACCCCGGCAGATGACGTGTTCGCCCTGGGCGTGACAGCCTACCGGCTTGTGACGGACGAATACCCTCCCCCCGCCGAGCCTGGACTGGACACGAAGGGCCTCTGGAAGGACGGCGGTCCTGGACCGCTGCCTCCCGAGGTCCTCAATCCCCGCGTGGAGCCGCGCCTCAACACGCTCATCCTCCGGATGCTCTCGATACAGCCCGAAGCGCGTGGCAGCGCGGCGGAGCTGGCCCAGGCCATGGAGCAAGCGGCGGCTCAGTCAAGCCCGCAAGGCGATCAGCCCCTCTTCGCGTGGGAAGATCAGGCCCCCGCTCGAAAGTCCCCGCTGGATTCTGTGGAAGCAGACATGCTTGGTCACCGCCCACGTTACAGAAACCGGGCGCGCGTTCTGGAGACCCAGGCGCGAGATGCCGCCGAGCGAACCGTGGCGACCCGGTTGAAAGCGGAGGCGCTTGCCCGCTCCAGGGCCGCGACCCAGCCCGACGTCCATCCCTCGCCCTCCCTCCGATGGCCCCGAGGACTCCTGCTGGCCGCTGGCATCCTTCTGCTGGTTTTTGTCCCGGAGAGTGTGGCGCCCGTCCTATCAGAACAAACCCAAGAGCCCGCCCCGCGAACCGAAGCCCAAGACGCTGGCACGGACGCTGGTACGGTGGGCCTCGCGGACGTCACGGCTCAGCCCTCCAGCAACACCGAAGGCGCCATTGCCGCACACACGGCCATCAGCATCGACCTGCCCAAAGGGCCCCTCAAGGGCCAGGTCCGGCCCCCATGTGAGCAGGGACAGATGAACCTCCGGGGTGGCTGCTGGATCAAGATCGAAGCGCAACCCCCGGACTGCCCGCGCTACTCCTACGAGTGGAAGGGCGGTTGCTACATGCCCTTCGTCGCGACCCCACGTCCGGACACATCCGACAAGCCCTGA
- a CDS encoding SIS domain-containing protein, whose translation MSTVDLAVSPVVPPVPAMAREAAQAADAALRQIRECASGFAELGARLRKRPPHFIVTCARGSSDHAASYGKYLLETNLGRAVASMGPSVASVYNTPNLELKDSLFIAVSQSGRSPDLLRLTEAARAGGALTIGFVNAEGSPLSRLCDVNFPLCAGPEHSVAATKSYILSGLAFLQLAAHWTQEAGLHEAVSRLPAALEAARALDWWPGLSRLADARSLFVLGRGSGLGAALEMALKFKETCRLHAEAFSTAEVSHGPLALVGPGFPVLALGQEDGSAEGTRSVVRRMVELGAEVRSALEVPGAELLPTVPGVPNAIAPLCQVQSFYMAVHRLATARRLDPDAPAHLRKVTETV comes from the coding sequence ATGAGCACCGTTGATCTCGCCGTGAGTCCCGTTGTTCCCCCGGTCCCCGCGATGGCCCGGGAGGCCGCGCAGGCGGCGGATGCCGCGCTCCGGCAGATCCGGGAGTGCGCGAGTGGCTTCGCCGAGCTGGGCGCCCGGCTGCGCAAGCGGCCCCCGCACTTCATCGTCACCTGTGCCCGGGGCAGCTCCGACCACGCGGCCAGCTATGGCAAGTACCTGCTCGAGACGAACCTGGGGCGCGCCGTGGCCTCGATGGGGCCGAGCGTGGCCTCGGTCTACAACACGCCGAACCTGGAGCTGAAGGACAGCCTCTTCATCGCCGTGTCGCAGTCTGGCCGCAGTCCGGACCTCCTGCGGTTGACGGAGGCGGCGCGCGCGGGCGGGGCCTTGACCATTGGGTTCGTCAACGCCGAGGGCTCGCCCCTGTCTCGCCTCTGCGACGTCAACTTCCCCCTGTGCGCGGGGCCCGAGCACAGCGTCGCCGCCACGAAGTCCTACATCCTCTCGGGGCTCGCGTTTCTCCAGCTGGCGGCCCACTGGACGCAGGAGGCGGGGCTGCACGAGGCGGTCTCCCGGTTGCCGGCGGCCTTGGAGGCGGCGCGCGCGCTCGACTGGTGGCCGGGGCTCTCACGGTTGGCCGATGCCCGGAGCCTGTTCGTGCTCGGGCGCGGCAGCGGCCTGGGGGCGGCCCTCGAGATGGCGCTGAAGTTCAAGGAGACCTGCCGGTTGCATGCCGAGGCCTTCAGCACCGCCGAGGTGAGCCACGGTCCGCTGGCCCTCGTGGGCCCAGGCTTCCCCGTGCTGGCGCTGGGGCAAGAGGACGGCTCTGCGGAAGGGACCCGGAGCGTGGTGCGGCGGATGGTGGAGCTGGGGGCGGAGGTCCGCTCGGCGCTGGAGGTGCCCGGGGCCGAGCTGTTGCCCACGGTGCCTGGGGTGCCGAACGCCATCGCCCCGCTGTGCCAGGTCCAGAGCTTCTACATGGCGGTGCATCGGTTGGCGACGGCCCGGCGGTTGGATCCGGATGCCCCCGCTCACCTGCGCAAAGTCACGGAGACGGTGTAA
- the nagA gene encoding N-acetylglucosamine-6-phosphate deacetylase, whose protein sequence is MKRVLKGARLFTGERILDSHVLVLDGARISAVMPASAVPAGAEVVRLPEDAVLAPGFIDAQVNGAGGVLFNDSPTSEAARAIAAAARRTGTTGLLPTFITDAKVAMHRACEAVFETLARPGSGVLGIHLEGPFIGGDRPGVHEPRFIRTPEASDIEYLAALSGRLAGRGGRLMLTLAPEQVEDAAIRRFASAGVVVAAGHTAASYERTRDAVEAGVRGFTHLFNAMPPVSNRQPGPVLAAMDSDSAWCGIIMDGIHVHPALLRLLMKSKPSGKVFLVTDAMPPVGTDADSFTLYGNKIFRRDGRLVTDNGTLAGADIDMAASVRNCVQLLGLSLEESLRMASLYPAFFLGLDEYVGRLASGYRADLTLLRQDFKVLATWVNGQEQWY, encoded by the coding sequence ATGAAACGGGTCCTGAAGGGGGCGAGGCTCTTCACCGGAGAGCGCATTCTCGATTCGCATGTCCTGGTGCTCGATGGGGCGCGCATCTCCGCGGTGATGCCCGCCTCGGCGGTGCCCGCGGGTGCGGAGGTGGTGCGCTTGCCCGAGGATGCCGTGCTGGCACCGGGCTTCATCGATGCCCAGGTCAATGGCGCAGGGGGCGTGCTGTTCAACGACTCGCCTACGTCCGAGGCCGCGCGTGCCATCGCCGCGGCCGCCCGTCGCACGGGAACCACCGGCTTGCTGCCCACCTTCATCACCGATGCCAAGGTGGCGATGCACCGGGCTTGCGAAGCCGTCTTCGAGACGCTGGCCCGGCCCGGGAGTGGGGTGCTGGGCATCCACCTGGAGGGCCCTTTCATTGGAGGGGATCGCCCGGGGGTGCACGAGCCCCGCTTCATCCGGACGCCCGAAGCCTCGGATATCGAATACCTGGCGGCCTTGTCCGGGCGGCTGGCCGGCAGGGGCGGCCGCTTGATGCTGACGCTGGCGCCAGAGCAGGTCGAGGACGCCGCCATCCGCCGGTTTGCCTCGGCGGGCGTGGTGGTGGCCGCGGGCCACACGGCGGCGTCCTACGAGAGGACCCGGGATGCGGTGGAGGCCGGTGTGCGGGGGTTCACCCACCTGTTCAACGCCATGCCCCCGGTGAGCAACCGCCAGCCGGGCCCGGTGCTGGCCGCGATGGATTCCGACTCGGCCTGGTGCGGCATCATCATGGACGGCATTCACGTCCACCCGGCGCTGCTGCGCCTGCTCATGAAGAGCAAGCCTTCCGGCAAGGTGTTTTTGGTCACCGATGCCATGCCCCCCGTGGGCACCGATGCGGACTCGTTCACGTTGTACGGGAACAAAATCTTCCGCCGCGATGGGCGCCTGGTGACGGACAACGGAACGCTGGCGGGCGCCGACATCGATATGGCGGCATCGGTCCGCAACTGCGTCCAGCTCCTCGGGCTGTCCCTCGAGGAGAGCCTGCGCATGGCTTCGCTCTACCCGGCGTTCTTCCTGGGATTGGATGAGTACGTGGGCCGGTTGGCCTCGGGCTATCGCGCGGACCTCACGTTGCTCCGGCAGGACTTCAAGGTGCTCGCCACGTGGGTGAATGGCCAGGAGCAGTGGTACTGA
- a CDS encoding ABC transporter permease codes for MSRRLPGAPWFGLGAWLAPILFFAIGPVAVLLLRSLGAPGSLTLSTLALEAGALGNTLAISLAASVFALGLGGPLSLLLFRTGLPFRHVFVALFTLPSAIPPFIWGMGWLSLASPRAGYLNRLLGQSTFDIYGPGGIAFVMGLSGLPLVLLAGGAALQRVDPALEEAARLCGASPFRALLATTLPLALPSLLSGAVMVFLMTSSAFGVPYLLGVSASPPTRFLTTRIYELVLLGGEENLARAGGLSAALLLLTPLALWATWALGRSGRVRLNAGKGFSSRPIPLARARLPLTVAVGVLCALLVLLPLGAVLLTSVQRSFGAELTWGSLTLMHWSGVLLEPRTLWATGRSLLLATAAGLLVCALGLTSAVLRRHFRRFGAAVEALAVWPYAVPGTVLAIALLVSFSRDLRFILFDRIAFVLVLSHTPWLLLIAYAAKHLALGARNSAEALAQVDSSLAEAARVSGAGPVRAFVDAPLPLLRPALAAAFLLTFLACATEITMSVLLVPAGSEVLGTLLFELQSYADPSAAAVLACAFVALVTLGQALLSLVRQRSVGAP; via the coding sequence ATGAGCAGACGCCTCCCGGGAGCCCCCTGGTTCGGGCTCGGCGCCTGGCTGGCGCCCATCCTGTTCTTCGCCATCGGCCCCGTCGCCGTGCTGCTCCTGCGCAGCCTGGGCGCGCCCGGCAGCCTCACCCTCTCCACCCTGGCCCTGGAAGCCGGGGCGCTCGGCAACACGCTCGCCATCTCCCTGGCGGCCTCGGTGTTCGCGCTCGGGCTTGGGGGGCCCCTCTCGCTCCTGCTCTTTCGCACGGGCCTGCCGTTCCGGCATGTCTTCGTGGCGCTCTTCACCCTGCCCTCCGCCATTCCCCCCTTCATCTGGGGCATGGGCTGGCTGTCCCTGGCCAGCCCCCGGGCGGGCTATCTCAACCGGCTTCTGGGCCAGAGCACCTTCGACATCTATGGCCCGGGGGGCATCGCCTTCGTCATGGGGTTGTCCGGGCTGCCCCTCGTGCTGCTCGCGGGCGGTGCCGCGCTCCAGCGGGTGGATCCCGCGCTGGAGGAGGCCGCTCGCCTGTGCGGCGCCTCCCCCTTCCGTGCCTTGCTGGCAACCACGCTGCCGCTCGCGCTGCCCTCCTTGCTATCGGGCGCGGTGATGGTGTTTCTGATGACCTCGTCGGCCTTTGGCGTGCCGTACCTGCTCGGCGTATCGGCCTCCCCGCCCACGCGGTTTCTCACCACGCGCATCTATGAGCTTGTCCTCCTGGGCGGAGAGGAGAACCTGGCCCGCGCCGGGGGCCTCTCCGCTGCCCTTCTCTTGCTCACCCCCCTGGCCCTGTGGGCCACCTGGGCCCTGGGCCGCTCGGGCCGCGTTCGCCTGAACGCGGGCAAGGGCTTCTCGTCCCGCCCCATTCCCCTGGCTCGGGCCCGGCTGCCACTCACCGTGGCCGTGGGCGTGCTGTGCGCCCTGCTGGTGCTCCTCCCACTCGGCGCGGTCCTGCTCACGTCCGTGCAGCGCAGCTTCGGCGCGGAGCTGACCTGGGGAAGCCTGACGCTCATGCATTGGTCGGGCGTCCTGCTCGAACCGAGAACCCTGTGGGCCACGGGCCGCAGCCTCCTGCTGGCCACGGCGGCCGGGCTGCTGGTGTGCGCCCTGGGGCTCACCAGCGCCGTGCTTCGCCGTCACTTCCGCCGCTTCGGGGCCGCCGTGGAAGCGCTCGCCGTGTGGCCCTATGCCGTTCCCGGCACGGTGCTGGCCATCGCGCTGCTCGTCTCCTTCTCCCGCGATCTGCGCTTCATCCTGTTCGATCGCATTGCCTTCGTGCTGGTCCTCTCGCACACCCCGTGGCTGCTGCTCATCGCCTATGCGGCGAAGCACCTCGCGCTGGGCGCACGCAACAGCGCGGAGGCGCTCGCCCAGGTGGATTCCTCGCTCGCGGAGGCCGCACGGGTGAGTGGTGCAGGCCCCGTGCGCGCGTTCGTCGACGCTCCCCTGCCCCTGCTGCGCCCGGCGCTCGCCGCGGCCTTCCTGCTGACATTCCTCGCTTGCGCCACGGAGATCACCATGTCCGTGCTTCTCGTTCCCGCGGGCTCGGAGGTGCTGGGCACACTCTTGTTCGAGTTGCAGAGCTACGCGGATCCCTCGGCCGCCGCCGTGCTCGCGTGCGCATTCGTGGCCTTGGTGACGCTGGGGCAGGCGTTGCTCTCCCTCGTGCGCCAGCGCAGCGTGGGGGCCCCCTGA
- a CDS encoding AAA domain-containing protein, producing MMRRTHEDSSHSGEAGPTLRVEYDLDAGQEWPRPALTPRPPFAVPLAVNGEEAPARDLSAPVEGSPAEREAMQAAVATARRREAWVPPEYLPEALREALVAERGQYRAQRLQEVRELGMTGPGVLGLVPVPAADPDWSGGSLLGFVGEELVFAGNIVHLDFETGRVFAASDSGEDLDRRALKAERWCYRPYDFAEALCAAASSYANRQPALAQSLLRACGEAPPAPWSPRDAERLPVDRLWSQPWGCIWGPPGTGKTTAVAGLIAQALRAYPGERILAVAPTNRAADELVMRVSALLEREPIPLRPLARSIFRGGTGANEALAKLPTVALEEAKASKLRNTIQERERELGVERARSGPAQELARMQAELRTLRGRVKDPTLREAEKGDSPLMVLTVHRALKLVAELDGEETFARLVVDEAGMVTRAATALLAPLARHVTLAGDPKQIGPVSRAAEGVGKDTQRWLRASGLSHLEDAVKDAARPDVLLLRTQHRMHPDIAQVVSHFCYGGTLENGEFVLARAEQPAPVPAFPSRAAWVVLDGLSRDARHLTHGRGETGSGYQRELSAGLAISLARQAVRAGLSVLCVTPYRAQAALLRRLGGAAGLRGEVFSASTIHRQQGTQYDVVMVDTVAGGRPFPPHTLIPLLNVAASRARDYLLVLASRAEARASPVPARFLSLLPRVRVHPGETPRLELLASQPRPPPAPPPPLVPVGLGGEIEGAKSVQPLFTQEQVSLFERRFDDGHHLVRGVAGSGKTYVLAHWVVRYLLERPQARVLVSFFNRSLAPLVDKLLAEAVLLRAGAERVRELRSQVTVRHAGALRRSEPGSFDAVFVDEAQDMDAKALASLYALVRPQVLSDGREVRCFQLFMDDSQNVYGQIPIDALKEQLPEGLSFRGRTRVLKETFRATRDILDMAFNVVLDPLRQHGVSEPGMREYMKVNELARERLLWLPEETLEGVFRVQSTERGGILPQVRGFASSTSEARWVAQEVARLVREEGVLPRDILVVAPVMPSSFTDALVRAGVPAEAYGGKGGRDVGDFRVSGVNHVRATTVFSCKGHECPIVFFAGLEALDAIEAWMEGARQRTPRENERIRRAMFYVGATRAMKRQYLTGVRSGRFLKVATAYAEALSGERSGERPS from the coding sequence ATGATGCGCAGGACCCACGAGGACTCGAGCCATTCCGGGGAGGCCGGGCCCACGCTCCGCGTGGAGTACGACCTCGATGCAGGCCAGGAATGGCCGCGCCCCGCCCTGACGCCTCGTCCCCCCTTCGCGGTGCCGCTGGCCGTGAATGGGGAGGAGGCGCCAGCCCGGGATCTCTCCGCGCCCGTGGAGGGCAGTCCGGCGGAACGCGAGGCCATGCAGGCCGCCGTGGCCACGGCGCGGCGGCGCGAGGCGTGGGTTCCTCCCGAGTACCTGCCGGAGGCGCTGCGGGAAGCCCTGGTGGCCGAGCGGGGGCAATACCGCGCACAGCGGCTCCAGGAGGTGCGGGAGCTGGGGATGACCGGGCCCGGGGTTTTGGGGCTCGTGCCGGTGCCGGCGGCGGATCCAGACTGGTCCGGAGGCTCGTTGCTGGGCTTCGTGGGGGAGGAGCTCGTCTTCGCCGGCAACATCGTCCATCTGGACTTCGAGACGGGGCGTGTCTTCGCCGCCTCGGATTCAGGGGAGGACCTGGACCGCCGCGCGCTCAAGGCCGAACGCTGGTGCTACCGGCCCTATGACTTCGCGGAGGCGTTGTGCGCGGCGGCCTCTTCATATGCGAACCGGCAGCCCGCGCTGGCGCAGTCCCTGCTCCGGGCCTGCGGGGAGGCGCCTCCCGCGCCCTGGTCGCCCCGGGATGCGGAGCGGCTGCCGGTGGACCGGTTGTGGAGTCAACCCTGGGGCTGCATCTGGGGGCCTCCTGGAACGGGAAAGACGACGGCGGTGGCGGGCCTGATTGCGCAGGCCCTCCGGGCCTATCCCGGTGAGCGCATCCTCGCGGTGGCCCCCACCAACCGGGCCGCGGACGAACTGGTGATGCGCGTCAGCGCCCTGCTGGAGCGTGAGCCCATCCCCCTGCGTCCGCTGGCCCGCAGCATCTTCCGTGGGGGCACGGGGGCGAACGAGGCACTCGCGAAGCTGCCCACCGTGGCCCTGGAGGAGGCGAAGGCCAGCAAGCTGCGCAACACCATTCAGGAGCGCGAACGCGAGCTGGGGGTGGAGCGTGCCCGGAGCGGCCCGGCGCAGGAGCTGGCCCGGATGCAGGCCGAGCTTCGCACCCTGCGCGGGCGGGTGAAGGATCCCACCTTGCGTGAGGCGGAGAAAGGCGACAGCCCGCTCATGGTGCTCACCGTGCACCGGGCCTTGAAGCTGGTGGCGGAGCTGGATGGGGAGGAGACCTTCGCGAGGCTGGTGGTGGATGAGGCCGGCATGGTGACGCGGGCGGCCACGGCGCTGCTGGCCCCGCTTGCCCGGCACGTGACGCTGGCGGGGGACCCCAAGCAGATTGGTCCCGTCAGCCGCGCGGCGGAGGGCGTCGGCAAGGACACGCAGCGCTGGCTGCGGGCCAGCGGCCTGTCGCATCTGGAGGATGCGGTGAAGGATGCGGCGCGGCCGGATGTGCTGTTGCTGCGGACCCAGCACCGCATGCACCCGGACATCGCTCAGGTGGTGAGCCACTTCTGCTACGGCGGGACGCTGGAGAATGGCGAGTTCGTCCTCGCACGGGCGGAGCAACCCGCCCCGGTGCCGGCATTCCCCTCGCGCGCCGCGTGGGTGGTGCTGGACGGACTGAGCCGTGACGCCCGCCACCTCACGCATGGACGAGGGGAGACGGGCTCTGGCTATCAGCGCGAGCTGTCCGCAGGGCTGGCCATCTCCCTGGCCCGGCAGGCCGTTCGCGCGGGCCTGAGCGTGCTGTGCGTGACGCCTTACCGCGCGCAGGCGGCCCTGCTGCGCCGGTTGGGAGGGGCCGCGGGCCTGCGCGGAGAGGTCTTCAGCGCCTCCACCATTCACCGGCAGCAGGGCACCCAGTATGACGTGGTGATGGTGGACACGGTGGCGGGGGGCCGTCCCTTTCCTCCGCACACGCTCATCCCCCTGCTCAACGTGGCCGCCAGCCGCGCGCGGGATTACCTGCTCGTCTTGGCCTCGCGTGCGGAGGCCCGTGCCTCGCCGGTGCCCGCGCGATTCCTCTCGCTGTTGCCTCGCGTGCGCGTGCATCCCGGAGAGACGCCACGCCTGGAACTGCTGGCCTCGCAGCCTCGGCCGCCTCCCGCGCCCCCGCCCCCGCTTGTGCCCGTGGGCCTGGGGGGAGAGATCGAGGGGGCCAAGTCCGTCCAGCCCCTCTTCACCCAGGAGCAGGTGTCCCTCTTCGAGCGGCGCTTCGACGATGGCCACCACCTGGTCCGGGGCGTGGCCGGCAGCGGCAAGACGTATGTGTTGGCGCACTGGGTGGTGCGCTACCTGCTCGAACGCCCTCAGGCGCGGGTGCTCGTGTCCTTCTTCAACCGGTCTCTGGCGCCGCTGGTGGACAAGCTGCTCGCCGAGGCGGTGCTCCTTCGCGCTGGCGCGGAACGGGTTCGAGAGCTGCGGTCCCAGGTGACGGTGCGTCACGCGGGAGCGCTGCGCCGATCCGAGCCCGGCAGCTTCGATGCGGTCTTCGTGGACGAGGCGCAGGACATGGATGCGAAGGCGCTGGCCAGCCTCTACGCGCTGGTGCGTCCACAGGTGCTGTCCGATGGGCGGGAGGTGCGCTGCTTCCAGCTCTTCATGGACGACTCACAGAATGTCTACGGGCAGATTCCCATCGACGCGCTGAAGGAGCAGTTGCCAGAGGGGCTGTCCTTCCGGGGACGTACCCGGGTGCTGAAGGAGACGTTCCGGGCCACCCGCGACATTCTCGACATGGCCTTCAACGTCGTGCTGGACCCGCTGCGCCAGCACGGCGTGAGCGAACCCGGCATGCGCGAGTACATGAAGGTCAATGAGCTGGCCCGCGAGAGACTGCTCTGGTTGCCGGAGGAGACGCTGGAGGGGGTCTTCCGGGTGCAGTCCACCGAGCGGGGGGGCATATTGCCGCAGGTGCGCGGCTTTGCCTCCAGCACCAGCGAGGCCCGCTGGGTGGCCCAGGAGGTGGCGCGGTTGGTGCGCGAGGAGGGCGTCCTGCCGAGAGATATCCTGGTGGTGGCGCCCGTCATGCCCTCCTCCTTCACGGACGCCCTGGTCCGGGCGGGAGTGCCCGCGGAGGCCTATGGCGGGAAGGGAGGCCGGGATGTGGGGGACTTCCGCGTCAGCGGCGTGAACCACGTGCGGGCCACCACGGTCTTTTCCTGCAAGGGCCACGAGTGCCCCATCGTCTTCTTCGCGGGCCTGGAGGCGCTGGACGCCATCGAGGCCTGGATGGAGGGCGCCCGTCAGCGGACGCCCCGCGAGAACGAGCGCATCCGCCGGGCCATGTTCTACGTGGGGGCCACCCGGGCCATGAAGCGCCAGTACCTCACGGGAGTGCGAAGCGGGCGCTTCCTGAAGGTGGCCACCGCGTATGCGGAAGCGCTCTCGGGGGAGCGTTCCGGAGAGCGGCCCTCCTGA
- a CDS encoding lysyl oxidase family protein, translating into MRKALMFWAGLVLLMTGCDDDATYVAAGEVPGTALHVPPDGPGEVQLRMKNEGSATWKPDQVKLALREQQGWSGGPLVLTEQVKPGQVATFRGNITAPAQAGLHKLGWVPQRKGTAFEKAFETDVEVTCSNGEFCDGEERLANGRCVSGPPPCDDGAACTEDVCDPDKRTCQHIPIGSCAVCMATCNPDCSGKLCGEDGCGGQCGTCPAGQACAQGIFECRPDSQAGTCRNPLPLVADGTPLVGDHIIQGDTSNGFHQLIPSCNRTSTAVEAVYTFTTAEKLGLEARVSGYDTVLHLRKKRGADGTADCLDNTAARTVACSDDSSPPGDYGSRVSVSLDPGTYYLIVDGFDSTQAGPFTLSARFAANGCVPKCDGLYCGGSDGCGGNCGVCTGDESCVKGRCLPNPCIPNCDGKACGDNGCGGQCGFCPNDELCVPATGTCETFAACDHLRPSCTPSCGTSEFCGTDCACHPVSKQLPDLIVDEARLRDEILFDTIFVTENSCARVEECVEGTGERRVLRFSVEAVNQGSATLTVPAPAERPDLFTFSPCHGHYHFSGFATYALVDADGRTVLAGRKQAYCMEDTQRVATGPDVPCAKKFTCDDQGIQRGWSDLYGNTLDCQWLDITDVPPGDYRLQVTLNPSRAFQETTLDNNTSSVPVTLPAR; encoded by the coding sequence ATGCGAAAAGCGTTGATGTTCTGGGCGGGGCTCGTGTTGCTGATGACGGGCTGCGATGACGATGCGACCTATGTCGCGGCCGGGGAGGTGCCTGGGACAGCGCTGCATGTGCCCCCGGATGGGCCCGGCGAGGTGCAACTGCGGATGAAGAACGAGGGCTCCGCGACGTGGAAGCCCGACCAGGTGAAGCTCGCCCTCCGGGAGCAGCAGGGGTGGAGCGGCGGGCCGCTCGTGCTCACGGAGCAGGTGAAGCCAGGCCAAGTGGCCACCTTCCGGGGCAACATCACCGCGCCGGCGCAGGCGGGCCTGCACAAGCTGGGGTGGGTCCCTCAGCGCAAGGGCACGGCCTTCGAGAAGGCCTTCGAGACCGATGTGGAGGTGACGTGCTCCAACGGTGAGTTCTGTGATGGTGAGGAGCGTCTGGCCAATGGCCGGTGCGTCTCAGGTCCTCCTCCTTGCGACGACGGAGCGGCCTGTACCGAGGACGTCTGCGATCCAGACAAGCGGACGTGTCAGCACATCCCCATCGGGTCCTGTGCGGTCTGCATGGCGACCTGCAACCCGGACTGCTCCGGCAAGTTGTGCGGAGAAGACGGTTGCGGTGGACAGTGTGGCACTTGCCCGGCGGGACAGGCGTGTGCGCAGGGCATCTTCGAGTGCAGGCCCGATAGCCAGGCGGGCACGTGCCGCAACCCCTTGCCGCTCGTGGCCGATGGCACGCCCTTGGTGGGTGACCACATCATCCAGGGGGACACCTCCAACGGGTTCCACCAGCTCATTCCCTCCTGCAACCGCACCAGCACCGCGGTGGAGGCGGTGTACACCTTCACCACGGCGGAGAAGCTGGGGTTGGAAGCGCGCGTCTCCGGCTACGACACGGTGCTCCACCTGCGCAAGAAGCGGGGGGCGGATGGCACCGCCGATTGTCTCGACAACACGGCGGCGCGCACGGTGGCGTGCAGCGATGATTCCTCGCCTCCGGGCGACTATGGCTCCCGCGTCTCCGTGTCGCTCGATCCGGGCACCTATTACCTCATTGTCGATGGCTTCGACTCCACCCAGGCGGGCCCTTTCACGCTGAGCGCGCGCTTCGCCGCCAACGGCTGCGTGCCGAAGTGCGACGGCCTTTACTGTGGCGGAAGCGATGGCTGTGGGGGGAACTGTGGCGTGTGCACCGGGGACGAGTCGTGCGTGAAGGGGCGGTGCTTGCCCAATCCCTGCATCCCCAACTGCGATGGCAAGGCATGTGGAGACAACGGGTGCGGAGGGCAGTGTGGCTTCTGTCCCAATGACGAGCTGTGCGTGCCCGCCACCGGGACGTGCGAGACCTTCGCGGCATGCGACCACCTGCGCCCCTCGTGCACGCCTTCTTGTGGGACGTCGGAGTTCTGCGGCACGGACTGTGCGTGTCACCCCGTCAGCAAGCAGCTCCCGGACCTGATCGTCGACGAGGCGCGGCTCCGGGATGAGATCCTCTTCGATACCATCTTCGTCACCGAGAACTCCTGCGCGAGGGTGGAAGAGTGCGTGGAGGGCACGGGGGAGCGCCGCGTCTTGCGCTTCAGCGTGGAGGCCGTGAACCAGGGCAGCGCCACCCTCACGGTGCCAGCGCCCGCCGAGCGGCCGGACCTCTTCACCTTCTCGCCCTGCCACGGCCACTACCACTTCAGTGGCTTCGCCACCTACGCGCTGGTGGACGCGGACGGCCGCACGGTGCTCGCGGGCCGCAAGCAGGCCTACTGCATGGAGGACACGCAGCGGGTGGCCACCGGGCCGGATGTGCCGTGCGCCAAGAAGTTCACGTGCGACGATCAGGGCATTCAGCGGGGCTGGTCCGACCTGTACGGCAACACGCTGGATTGCCAGTGGCTGGACATCACCGACGTGCCCCCGGGGGATTACCGCCTCCAGGTGACGCTCAACCCCTCCCGGGCCTTCCAGGAGACGACGCTCGACAACAACACCTCCAGCGTCCCGGTGACCCTGCCGGCGCGGTAG